The following coding sequences are from one Mycolicibacterium aichiense window:
- the typA gene encoding translational GTPase TypA: MNNRDFRNVAIVAHVDHGKTTLVDAMLRQSGALTHRGDDTIERLMDSGDLEKEKGITILAKNTAVHRHNPDGSMTVINVIDTPGHADFGGEVERGLSMVDGVLLLVDASEGPLPQTRFVLRKALAAHLPVILVVNKTDRPDARIAEVVEESHDLLLDVASDLDEEAQAAAEKALDLPTLYASGRAGIASTTQPANGENPDGENLDPLFDVLLEHIPPPQGDPEAPLQALVTNLDASAFLGRLALIRIYKGRLKKGQQVAWMREVDGHPVITNAKITELLVTEGVERTPTEEAVAGDIVAVAGIPEIMIGDTLADPDHAHALPRITVDEPAISVTIGTNTSPLAGKVSGHKLTARMVKSRLDSELVGNVSIKVVDVGRPDAWEVQGRGELALAVLVEQMRREGFELTVGKPQVVTRTIDGKLHEPFEAMTIDCPEEFVGAITQLMAGRKGRMEEMANHAAGWVRMDFIVPSRGLIGFRTDFLTLTRGTGIANAVFDGYRPWAGEIRARHTGSLVSDRSGQITPFAMIQLADRGQFFVEPGQETYEGQVVGINPRAEDLDINITREKKLTNMRSSTADVMETLARPLELGLEQAMEFCAEDECVEVTPEIVRVRKVELDATSRARAKSRAKARG, encoded by the coding sequence GTGAACAACCGAGACTTCCGCAATGTCGCCATCGTGGCGCACGTCGACCACGGCAAGACCACCCTGGTGGACGCCATGTTGCGGCAGTCCGGAGCCCTGACCCACCGTGGTGACGACACCATCGAACGCTTGATGGATTCCGGTGACCTGGAGAAGGAAAAGGGCATCACGATCCTGGCGAAAAACACCGCCGTGCATCGTCATAACCCCGACGGCTCGATGACAGTGATCAACGTCATAGACACCCCCGGTCACGCCGACTTCGGCGGCGAGGTCGAGCGCGGCCTGTCCATGGTCGACGGCGTGCTGCTGCTGGTCGACGCCTCCGAAGGCCCGCTGCCGCAGACCCGGTTCGTGCTGCGCAAGGCGCTCGCCGCGCACCTGCCGGTGATCCTGGTGGTCAACAAGACCGACCGGCCCGATGCCCGGATCGCCGAGGTCGTCGAGGAAAGCCACGATCTGCTGCTCGACGTCGCCTCCGACCTGGACGAGGAAGCGCAGGCGGCCGCGGAGAAGGCACTGGACCTGCCGACGCTGTACGCCTCGGGACGGGCCGGCATCGCCAGCACCACCCAGCCCGCCAACGGCGAGAACCCCGACGGCGAGAACCTCGATCCGCTGTTCGATGTCCTGCTCGAGCACATTCCGCCGCCGCAGGGCGATCCGGAGGCGCCGCTGCAGGCGCTGGTGACCAACCTGGACGCGTCGGCGTTCCTGGGCCGGCTCGCGCTGATCCGCATCTACAAGGGTCGCCTCAAGAAGGGCCAGCAGGTGGCCTGGATGCGCGAGGTCGACGGCCATCCGGTGATCACGAACGCCAAGATCACCGAGCTGCTCGTCACCGAGGGCGTCGAACGCACCCCCACCGAGGAAGCCGTGGCCGGTGACATCGTCGCGGTGGCCGGCATCCCCGAGATCATGATCGGCGACACCCTGGCCGACCCCGACCACGCGCACGCGCTGCCGCGGATCACCGTCGACGAGCCGGCGATCTCGGTGACCATCGGCACCAACACCTCGCCGCTGGCGGGCAAGGTGTCCGGCCACAAGCTCACGGCGCGAATGGTCAAGAGCCGCTTGGACTCCGAACTGGTCGGCAACGTCTCGATCAAGGTCGTCGACGTCGGCCGGCCGGATGCCTGGGAGGTGCAGGGCCGCGGTGAGCTGGCGCTGGCGGTGCTCGTGGAGCAGATGCGCCGAGAAGGCTTCGAGCTGACCGTCGGCAAGCCGCAGGTGGTCACGCGCACCATCGACGGCAAGCTGCACGAGCCGTTCGAGGCGATGACCATCGACTGCCCCGAGGAGTTCGTCGGCGCGATCACTCAGCTGATGGCCGGCCGCAAGGGCCGCATGGAAGAGATGGCCAACCACGCGGCCGGATGGGTGCGGATGGACTTCATCGTGCCCAGCCGCGGGCTCATCGGCTTCCGCACCGACTTCCTGACGCTGACCCGGGGCACCGGAATCGCCAACGCGGTGTTCGACGGGTATCGGCCGTGGGCGGGGGAGATCCGGGCCCGTCACACCGGTTCACTGGTGAGTGACCGCTCCGGCCAGATCACCCCGTTCGCTATGATTCAGCTGGCCGACCGTGGGCAGTTCTTCGTCGAGCCCGGGCAGGAGACCTACGAGGGCCAGGTCGTCGGAATCAACCCGCGAGCCGAGGACCTTGACATCAACATCACCCGTGAGAAGAAGCTCACCAACATGCGGTCCTCGACCGCTGACGTGATGGAGACGCTGGCCCGCCCGCTGGAGCTCGGTCTCGAGCAGGCCATGGAGTTCTGCGCCGAGGACGAGTGCGTCGAGGTGACGCCGGAGATCGTGCGGGTGCGCAAGGTCGAGCTCGACGCCACCAGCCGGGCGCGGGCGAAGTCGCGGGCCAAGGCCAGGGGCTGA
- a CDS encoding cytochrome P450 translates to MIWGVLTDVTADVDLTDGRFYASGSAREAYRWMRTHQPVFRDRNGLAAAATYRAVIDAERQPELFSNAGGIRPTTPPLPHMIDMDDPQHLLRRKLVNAGFTRKRVRDRAKSIDALCDTLIDAVCERGSCDFVRDLAAPLPMAVIGDMLGVAPEDRDTLLAWSDDMVVALSSAATEESLLAAATALTAYNEFMAGFVAQRRREPADDLVSVLIAADVDGQRLTDEQIYAETLLILIGGDETTRHTLSGGTAELSRHPEQWHAVSDDPDLLPGAVEEMLRWTSPIKNMCRTLSADTDFHGTALHQGEKILLLFESANFDETVFGDPDTFRIDRTPNNHVSFGFGTHFCLGNQLARLELTAMTRRVLARLPDLRLVDGAELPLRPANFVSGLEAMPVEFAPTAPVSR, encoded by the coding sequence ATGATCTGGGGCGTGCTCACCGACGTCACCGCCGACGTTGATCTCACCGACGGCCGGTTCTACGCCAGCGGCTCGGCCCGCGAAGCCTACCGCTGGATGCGTACCCACCAGCCGGTCTTCCGCGACCGCAACGGCCTGGCCGCCGCCGCGACCTATCGCGCGGTGATCGACGCCGAGCGGCAGCCGGAGCTGTTCTCCAACGCGGGCGGGATCCGTCCGACGACTCCGCCACTGCCGCACATGATCGACATGGACGACCCGCAGCATCTGTTGCGGCGCAAGCTGGTCAACGCCGGCTTCACCCGCAAGCGCGTACGCGACAGGGCGAAATCCATTGATGCGCTGTGCGACACGTTGATCGACGCGGTGTGTGAACGCGGCTCGTGCGACTTCGTCCGCGACCTCGCGGCACCGCTGCCGATGGCCGTCATCGGCGACATGCTCGGCGTGGCCCCGGAAGACCGCGACACCCTGCTGGCATGGTCCGACGACATGGTGGTGGCGCTGAGCTCGGCGGCCACCGAGGAGTCGCTGCTGGCCGCGGCCACCGCACTGACCGCCTACAACGAGTTCATGGCCGGCTTCGTTGCGCAACGCCGGCGCGAACCGGCCGACGATCTCGTCAGCGTCCTGATCGCCGCCGACGTCGACGGGCAGCGGCTCACCGACGAGCAGATCTACGCCGAGACACTGCTGATCCTCATCGGTGGTGACGAGACCACCCGCCACACGCTGTCCGGCGGAACCGCCGAACTGAGCCGCCACCCCGAGCAGTGGCACGCGGTCAGCGATGACCCCGACCTGTTGCCCGGGGCGGTCGAGGAGATGCTGCGCTGGACCTCGCCGATCAAGAACATGTGCCGAACTCTGAGCGCCGACACCGACTTTCACGGCACGGCGCTGCATCAGGGCGAGAAGATCCTGCTGCTGTTCGAATCGGCCAACTTCGACGAGACGGTCTTCGGTGATCCCGATACCTTCCGCATCGACCGCACTCCCAACAACCACGTCAGCTTCGGCTTCGGTACACATTTCTGCCTGGGCAACCAGCTGGCCCGTCTGGAGCTCACCGCGATGACCCGCCGGGTGCTGGCGCGGCTACCGGATCTGCGGCTGGTCGACGGCGCGGAGTTGCCGCTGCGGCCGGCCAACTTCGTCAGCGGGCTGGAAGCCATGCCCGTCGAATTCGCGCCAACCGCACCGGTTTCGCGCTGA
- a CDS encoding (deoxy)nucleoside triphosphate pyrophosphohydrolase yields the protein MSQIVVAGALISGATLLVAQRQRPPELAGLWELPGGKVATGESEADALARELREELGVDVVVGERLGADLAIGESMVLRAYVVTQTGGALHPHDHRALRWVSVAELESLDWVPADRAWLPELAKRLGE from the coding sequence GTGTCCCAGATCGTCGTGGCCGGAGCACTGATCTCCGGCGCGACGCTTCTGGTCGCCCAGCGGCAACGTCCGCCCGAACTGGCCGGGCTCTGGGAGCTGCCGGGCGGCAAGGTCGCGACCGGGGAGTCCGAAGCCGACGCGCTGGCGCGGGAGCTCAGGGAAGAACTCGGGGTCGACGTCGTCGTCGGGGAACGCCTGGGCGCCGACCTGGCGATCGGTGAGTCAATGGTCCTGCGGGCCTACGTTGTCACCCAGACCGGCGGGGCCCTGCACCCGCACGACCACCGTGCCCTGCGGTGGGTGAGCGTCGCGGAGCTGGAATCGCTCGACTGGGTGCCCGCCGACCGGGCGTGGCTGCCGGAGCTTGCGAAACGCCTTGGGGAGTGA
- a CDS encoding 4a-hydroxytetrahydrobiopterin dehydratase, which produces MAVLTDEEVNSAVTKLDGWEHADGALRRSVKFPTFLDGIDAVRRVAESAERQDHHPDIDIRWRTVTFVLVTHSEGGITDKDVQMASDINGIVGEV; this is translated from the coding sequence ATGGCCGTGCTGACCGATGAAGAAGTGAACTCCGCCGTCACGAAGCTCGACGGCTGGGAGCACGCCGACGGCGCACTGCGACGCTCGGTGAAGTTCCCGACATTCCTGGACGGGATCGACGCAGTGCGCCGCGTCGCCGAAAGCGCCGAGCGCCAAGACCATCATCCCGACATTGACATCCGCTGGCGCACAGTTACTTTCGTACTGGTCACGCATTCCGAAGGCGGGATTACCGACAAGGATGTGCAGATGGCGTCCGATATCAACGGGATTGTCGGCGAGGTGTAG
- a CDS encoding mannosyltransferase gives MDTKARARPAWLAPVLLIVSVAARLGWTYLAPNGANFVDLHVYLGGAGALDHPGTLYSYVYADQTPDFPLPFTYPPFAALVFYPLHLLPFGVVAFCWQLGIIAALYGVVRVSQRLLGTPATDGRAVAMIWTAVAIWLEPLRSNFDYGQINVILVLAVLWSAYSSRWWLSGLLVGLAAGIKLTPAVTGLYFLGMRRWGAAVFSAVVFAGTVGLSVAVIGQQARFYFTDLLGDARRVGPIGTSFNQSWRGAVSRIFGHDAAYGPVVLAAIAVTAVLAVLAWRALDSDRLGCLLVVQLFGLLISPISWTHHWVWLVPLMIWLLHGPWRNRLGAKVLGYGWLALTVIGVPWLLSFAQPTIWQIGRPWYLAWAGLIYAVAALATLAWIAATPRRQSR, from the coding sequence GTGGACACGAAGGCCCGGGCGCGGCCAGCCTGGCTGGCCCCGGTGCTGCTGATCGTCAGCGTGGCCGCGCGGCTGGGGTGGACCTACCTGGCGCCCAACGGCGCCAACTTCGTCGACCTCCACGTCTATCTCGGCGGCGCGGGGGCGCTCGACCATCCCGGCACGCTGTACTCCTACGTCTACGCCGACCAGACCCCCGACTTCCCGCTGCCGTTCACCTACCCGCCGTTCGCGGCGCTGGTGTTCTATCCGCTGCACCTGCTGCCGTTCGGAGTGGTCGCGTTCTGCTGGCAGCTCGGCATCATCGCCGCGCTCTACGGCGTGGTGCGAGTCAGCCAGCGGCTTCTGGGCACGCCCGCGACGGACGGCCGCGCGGTCGCGATGATCTGGACCGCCGTCGCGATCTGGCTCGAACCACTGCGCAGCAACTTCGACTACGGCCAGATCAACGTGATCCTGGTGCTGGCTGTGCTCTGGTCGGCCTACAGCAGCCGCTGGTGGCTGTCGGGTCTGCTGGTCGGGCTCGCGGCAGGCATCAAGCTGACGCCGGCCGTGACCGGGCTCTACTTCCTGGGTATGCGCCGCTGGGGCGCGGCGGTCTTCTCCGCGGTGGTGTTCGCCGGCACGGTAGGGCTCTCGGTAGCGGTGATCGGTCAGCAGGCCCGCTTCTACTTCACCGATCTGCTCGGTGACGCCCGGCGGGTCGGCCCGATCGGAACCTCGTTCAATCAGTCATGGCGCGGGGCGGTCTCCCGCATCTTCGGCCACGATGCCGCCTACGGGCCGGTGGTACTGGCCGCGATCGCGGTGACTGCGGTCCTCGCAGTCCTGGCGTGGCGCGCCTTGGACTCAGACCGGCTGGGGTGCCTGTTGGTGGTGCAGCTCTTCGGCCTGTTGATCTCGCCGATCTCGTGGACTCATCACTGGGTGTGGTTGGTGCCGCTGATGATCTGGCTCCTGCATGGCCCGTGGCGAAATCGACTGGGCGCCAAGGTGCTCGGCTACGGGTGGCTGGCACTCACGGTGATCGGGGTGCCCTGGCTGCTCAGCTTCGCCCAGCCGACGATCTGGCAGATCGGCCGACCCTGGTACCTGGCGTGGGCCGGGTTGATCTACGCCGTGGCGGCGCTGGCCACACTTGCCTGGATAGCGGCTACACCTCGCCGACAATCCCGTTGA
- a CDS encoding wax ester/triacylglycerol synthase family O-acyltransferase: METLDPLDAMMLTAELISSPMHVAVALIMTPPTGTSSTTFVDELYEQALTASDPVDPRLRRRPYRGVDTGGLWVWREVDELDMRHHVHRLTLPPDAGTTELWDLVSELHAEPLDRSAPMWMAYLIDGLEGGRLALYIKIHHIVIDGVAGLKMIADSLSEDPDRRDMPPFYADATPPEPPRHRGLNPLSMVRDAAGVAASGLNLARNVASAEVTNLVGGLITPTIAAPFGAPHTRFNTKLSHQRAFAATSLDHNRIRAIQHAADVTGNDVAMALVAGVLREWLTAQDELPEQSLVALCPVTVRDRDATAADNGHGNQFGLGLCPLATNRDDPAQRLRLVHEAMAGVKYQVAARGPGAMLMVLMPAVVPTALAPLLPFSSWVRPSYNLPISNVPGPPRQSYLNGASVDEIYPVSVVYDGMALNVTLCSYADQIGVGYIADREVMADVRDLIPLTETALAELEAAVGVV, encoded by the coding sequence ATGGAGACGCTCGATCCGCTTGACGCGATGATGCTGACGGCTGAGCTGATCTCCAGCCCGATGCACGTCGCCGTCGCTTTGATCATGACCCCACCGACCGGGACCTCGAGCACGACGTTCGTCGACGAGCTCTACGAGCAGGCCCTGACCGCCTCCGACCCGGTCGACCCGCGGCTGCGCCGACGGCCTTACCGCGGCGTGGACACCGGCGGCTTGTGGGTGTGGCGCGAGGTGGACGAGCTGGACATGCGCCACCACGTACACCGGCTGACGCTGCCGCCGGATGCGGGCACCACCGAACTCTGGGATCTGGTGTCGGAGTTGCACGCCGAGCCGCTCGACCGGTCGGCGCCGATGTGGATGGCGTATCTGATCGACGGGCTCGAGGGCGGCCGGCTCGCGCTGTACATCAAGATCCATCACATCGTGATCGACGGCGTCGCGGGCCTGAAGATGATCGCCGACTCGCTGTCGGAAGATCCGGACCGGCGCGACATGCCGCCGTTCTACGCCGACGCCACACCACCAGAACCGCCCCGTCACCGCGGCCTCAATCCGCTGTCGATGGTGCGTGACGCCGCGGGCGTCGCGGCGTCCGGATTGAATCTGGCGCGCAACGTCGCATCGGCGGAAGTGACCAACCTGGTCGGCGGACTGATCACGCCCACGATCGCGGCGCCGTTCGGCGCGCCGCACACCCGGTTCAACACCAAGCTGAGCCATCAGCGGGCGTTTGCGGCAACCAGTTTGGACCACAACAGAATTCGCGCGATCCAGCACGCGGCAGACGTCACCGGCAACGACGTTGCGATGGCGTTGGTCGCCGGTGTGCTGCGGGAGTGGCTGACTGCACAGGACGAACTGCCCGAGCAGTCGCTGGTGGCGCTGTGCCCGGTGACGGTGCGCGACCGCGATGCGACCGCCGCCGACAACGGGCACGGCAACCAATTCGGTCTCGGGCTGTGCCCGCTGGCCACCAACCGCGACGACCCGGCGCAGCGGCTGCGGTTGGTCCACGAGGCGATGGCTGGGGTCAAGTACCAGGTCGCGGCGCGGGGCCCGGGCGCGATGCTGATGGTCCTGATGCCGGCTGTCGTGCCGACGGCGCTGGCACCGCTGCTGCCGTTCAGTTCATGGGTGCGGCCCAGTTACAACCTGCCGATTTCGAATGTGCCGGGGCCGCCCCGGCAGAGTTACCTCAACGGGGCCAGCGTCGACGAGATCTACCCCGTATCAGTGGTGTACGACGGGATGGCGCTCAACGTGACGTTGTGCTCCTACGCCGACCAGATCGGCGTCGGGTACATCGCCGACCGTGAGGTGATGGCCGACGTCCGCGACCTCATTCCGCTGACCGAAACCGCACTCGCGGAACTCGAGGCCGCCGTCGGGGTGGTCTGA
- a CDS encoding DUF2493 domain-containing protein, with protein sequence MTTRVLITGSRTWADRRRIFETLDWAYHNAPPGPFVVVHGDARGADSIAGLWARIMHLVDPDVTEEWHPADWDQYGKAAGHIRNNHMVSLGADLCLPFPLGESRGTRGCMLAAQKAGIPMKAAVSLPAPDGLNDDLMGRAIYELNKLGTIMPNPLSGESAIEVFEIPNAMKPQGAPKELRFLRFVADLMPYVGQP encoded by the coding sequence GTGACCACCCGCGTACTGATCACAGGATCGAGGACATGGGCAGACCGTAGACGGATATTCGAAACCCTGGATTGGGCGTATCACAACGCCCCTCCGGGGCCTTTCGTCGTAGTCCACGGAGACGCTCGCGGAGCGGATTCCATTGCGGGACTGTGGGCTCGGATCATGCACCTGGTCGATCCGGACGTGACAGAGGAGTGGCACCCAGCCGACTGGGACCAGTACGGCAAGGCCGCAGGCCACATCAGAAACAACCACATGGTCTCGCTCGGAGCGGACCTATGCCTCCCCTTCCCGCTGGGGGAGTCCAGAGGAACAAGGGGCTGCATGCTGGCAGCCCAGAAAGCAGGCATACCAATGAAAGCCGCCGTATCACTCCCGGCACCGGACGGTCTGAACGACGACCTGATGGGTCGGGCGATCTACGAGCTGAACAAGCTCGGGACGATCATGCCGAACCCGCTGAGCGGTGAGTCGGCCATCGAGGTGTTCGAGATCCCCAACGCGATGAAGCCTCAGGGCGCTCCCAAGGAGCTGCGGTTCCTGCGGTTCGTCGCTGACCTGATGCCGTACGTAGGCCAGCCGTGA
- a CDS encoding DNA polymerase, protein MIELRHEVEGDLVTIKVVETPEDLEGFRDFIRAHKRALAVDTETTGLDIYSSTFRCRLVQFGTQDEAWVLPVDESPTQLQQETREALAQIETIVMQNASYDLQVLDRTMGIKMEDVWPKVLDTQILAKLVDPRPVKAGGFGHSLEELIAKFISTEQAETVKGLMVKLAQEHKTTKAKIWSIIDLWHPEYLTYAGMDTIFTARLCSKLTKLVPDVSRKLVPYEHKISEICSYIDRKGFLLDVEYSQELGDQWLAEKEVWDSILLTEYGIDKMSNDQFASAIEDLGYKIKGRTDSGKKQVNDELFETLIKQGGEVGELAAIIQQSKKLGKWRNTWVKKFLDSRDDQDRCHPFTNPYAARTSRMSITGIPAQTLPAGDWKVRRCFISEPGHVMSSIDYQTQELRVLAALSGDKTMIEAFRTGADLHQMTADAAKVGRKVGKMANFLTVYGGGPAALAEQAGIDFPTAKRVLEAFARTYPGVARYGKKLGMDAARDGYITNAMGRRLPVDKSRSYSALNYMVQSSSRDVTCRALIRLHEAGFTPYLRLPIHDEIVASLPADKAAWGAQRIAELMKDEIGPVIIGTDPEVGGRAWGSLYVSDEERPNITDPYLLVA, encoded by the coding sequence ATGATCGAGCTACGGCATGAGGTCGAGGGCGACCTCGTCACCATCAAAGTCGTTGAGACACCGGAGGATCTGGAAGGCTTCCGCGACTTCATCCGGGCTCACAAGCGCGCTCTCGCCGTCGATACTGAGACGACCGGGCTGGACATCTACAGCAGCACCTTCCGGTGCCGCCTAGTCCAGTTCGGTACTCAGGACGAAGCCTGGGTGTTGCCGGTCGATGAGAGTCCCACACAGCTCCAGCAGGAGACGCGCGAGGCACTCGCGCAGATCGAGACCATCGTCATGCAGAACGCGTCCTACGACCTGCAGGTGCTCGACCGCACGATGGGCATCAAGATGGAGGATGTTTGGCCGAAGGTGCTGGACACCCAGATCCTGGCCAAGCTGGTCGACCCCCGGCCCGTCAAGGCCGGCGGGTTCGGTCACTCGCTGGAAGAGCTTATCGCCAAGTTCATTTCGACGGAGCAGGCCGAGACGGTCAAGGGCCTCATGGTCAAGCTGGCGCAGGAGCACAAGACGACCAAGGCGAAGATCTGGTCGATCATCGACCTGTGGCACCCGGAGTACCTGACGTACGCCGGGATGGACACAATCTTCACGGCTCGGCTGTGCAGCAAGCTGACCAAGCTGGTCCCGGACGTGTCCCGGAAGCTCGTTCCCTACGAGCACAAGATCTCCGAGATCTGCAGCTACATCGACCGCAAGGGGTTCCTCCTCGACGTCGAGTACTCCCAGGAGCTGGGCGACCAGTGGCTGGCCGAGAAGGAGGTCTGGGACTCGATCCTGCTGACCGAGTACGGCATCGACAAGATGTCGAACGACCAGTTCGCCTCTGCCATCGAGGATCTCGGCTACAAGATCAAGGGCCGCACCGACAGTGGCAAGAAGCAGGTCAACGATGAGCTGTTCGAGACGCTGATCAAGCAGGGCGGTGAGGTCGGGGAGCTGGCCGCGATCATCCAGCAGTCGAAGAAGCTCGGGAAGTGGCGTAACACCTGGGTGAAGAAGTTCCTCGACAGCCGGGACGATCAGGACCGCTGCCACCCGTTCACCAACCCGTACGCGGCGCGGACCTCGCGCATGTCGATCACCGGTATCCCGGCGCAGACGCTGCCTGCCGGGGACTGGAAGGTGCGTCGGTGCTTCATCTCGGAGCCCGGACACGTCATGTCGTCCATCGACTACCAGACCCAGGAGCTTCGCGTGCTCGCGGCGCTCTCCGGGGACAAGACGATGATCGAGGCGTTCCGTACCGGGGCTGATCTCCACCAGATGACCGCAGACGCGGCCAAGGTGGGCCGCAAGGTCGGCAAGATGGCCAACTTCCTCACGGTCTACGGCGGCGGGCCAGCGGCCCTGGCCGAGCAGGCTGGGATCGACTTCCCAACGGCCAAGCGGGTTCTGGAGGCGTTCGCGAGGACGTACCCAGGAGTGGCTCGCTACGGCAAGAAGCTGGGGATGGACGCGGCTCGGGACGGCTACATCACCAACGCGATGGGCCGGCGGCTGCCGGTGGACAAGTCTCGGAGCTACTCAGCTCTGAACTACATGGTGCAGTCGTCGTCGCGTGACGTGACCTGCCGGGCTCTGATTCGCCTCCACGAGGCCGGATTCACCCCGTACCTCCGTCTACCCATCCACGACGAGATCGTGGCCTCACTGCCCGCTGACAAGGCGGCGTGGGGCGCTCAGCGCATCGCCGAGCTGATGAAGGACGAGATCGGCCCGGTGATCATCGGCACCGACCCGGAGGTCGGAGGCCGCGCCTGGGGATCACTCTACGTCTCGGACGAGGAACGCCCGAACATCACGGACCCGTACCTGCTGGTGGCGTGA
- the thyX gene encoding FAD-dependent thymidylate synthase: MKATLIAATEVNPFALQEIGYEPNPFTKPDGDEPFGDYDADELAEFAGRNCYRSFNRPNPATRENEDYLKHILEIGHESVLEHASATFYIEASRSVLAELSRHRHLSFSVVSQRYVDPTPLGVHWPPVLDKLPALDRAYAEDILLGANDSSTAAYDALMLIFEANKLPRKQAREAARSVLPNMTSSPMVVTANHRAWRYVIKARWHEAADAEIRELAGELLQKLREIAPGIYQDIPDTPYSY; encoded by the coding sequence ATGAAAGCCACACTGATTGCGGCGACAGAGGTCAATCCATTTGCGCTGCAGGAGATTGGGTACGAGCCCAATCCATTCACCAAGCCTGACGGCGATGAGCCGTTCGGCGACTACGACGCCGACGAGCTGGCTGAGTTCGCAGGCCGTAACTGCTACCGCAGCTTCAACCGCCCGAACCCCGCTACGCGGGAGAACGAGGACTACCTCAAGCACATCCTCGAGATCGGGCACGAGAGCGTGCTGGAGCACGCTTCGGCGACGTTCTACATCGAGGCCAGCCGTTCGGTCCTGGCCGAGCTGAGCCGACACCGTCACCTGTCGTTCAGCGTGGTCTCGCAGCGGTACGTCGACCCGACGCCGCTGGGCGTCCACTGGCCCCCGGTGCTGGACAAGCTCCCGGCTCTTGACCGGGCGTACGCCGAGGACATCCTGCTCGGTGCCAACGACAGCTCCACGGCTGCGTACGACGCTCTGATGCTGATCTTCGAGGCGAACAAACTGCCCCGCAAGCAGGCTCGCGAAGCGGCGCGGTCGGTCCTGCCGAACATGACCAGCTCACCGATGGTCGTGACGGCGAATCACCGGGCATGGCGCTACGTCATCAAGGCGCGGTGGCACGAAGCCGCCGACGCCGAGATCCGTGAACTGGCCGGGGAATTGCTGCAGAAGCTCCGGGAGATCGCTCCTGGGATCTACCAGGACATCCCCGACACCCCCTACAGCTACTGA